A window of Hypomesus transpacificus isolate Combined female chromosome 7, fHypTra1, whole genome shotgun sequence genomic DNA:
GTCCCCTATTGATTCCTTGTCCATGGGGATCGCGATGGTGGAAAATACAACCCCACCACTCCGCGGTCTCTACGCCGGCCTCCACTGCTGCATTTATCATGGTTTGTCTGAGAGGCCGAGGAGAGGTTACCTAGCCGGACGGAGGTCGCTCACtgcctggaacacagacacGACCCTCTCATCCAGCATCTACTAGTGGCTCAGCCATTCCAGAGTCATTAGGTCCCTCAGACTcgaatcctccccccccccccccatcattaCACGTCCTGTCATCCGCAAAACGTCAACGGTGAAGATTCATGGCGGGTCAACTGTGAGGTAGTCCCCCTAGCCTCTCTTCTTACTCTGTCCTCATCGGTTTCAATGTGCCTGACAATGCAACAAGAAGTCACACACCCAATCGCTGTGAAATCACTGGATCGCCCCTGCTCCGTGCAGAGATTATCATTAGGCTAAATTGAGATTTTGATCATGTTAATAGGGTGGCTATGGGAATAGAATGGGTGCCTCAGGGCATTAAAAGCACCACTGTTACTGAGCCTGCACTTCCCCCAAACCATTACACCCTCATTTCTCTTCTTTAGTCAGCTCTAAGTACAGCACTTAGCCATAGATAGGCGCAACACCCAAATGTACAGCAGTTTATGTAAGAAGGATTCATCACGACAGGTAACTGGTCTATTTCAGTACGTTACATGACTACATGAGAGAGGAATGATCCAGTGAGGTGTTGCTTAACTCCAGGGTGAGCAGCTGTCAAGGGAACTGATGACTCCAAGACGCCACGTTAGCAGTTTCCCCACACACCGACAGCCTCAGACCATTACCATGCTGAACGCAAGTGCCAAGAAAAATGGGCTCTTGTAATGAGATTCTGTTACGTCTTTATCTCTGCCTAAGTGGTCGGTGTCCCTCGGAAAGATACGGTGTGTTTTTACAAAAGGGCTTTGAACTTTTCCCATTGTCTGAATTCCTAACTCGGATAACGTACTATTGTAGTACTTGAAACGTGTGGCGTTTCCGGAGACCTTCAGGATAACACAAGTCTTACCTGTTTGCCACCAGTGGTCCAGAACAGGCACTCTGAAGCTCCTCTTGGCCCACTCCAGAGTCTCCACATCACAGCGCTCTCCAGCCAGGAACAGACTGCGCAGCCTGGTGGACACAAGACAGGCAGCTGTCTATCACCCCGTACTCTTATGAACAGTTCCTAAACACCTAGTGGTGCTGGTTCTACTAACCCCAATGTACATTGCAAGTAGATATGCTATCTATATGGAAATGCAGAGGGGCTTTCAGGGGATATTGCTGCATCGTATTCTGAGGTAAAGTATAGAATTATGTTGCTGTATAAAATGGTGTGAGGTGAAATGAAGGATTGAAATCCAGTCACGGGGTCCGTAACCTACAAGATGAATTCCAATAATAACTAAAATATTGACACTGGTGCTGCAAGACTGGTAAAACATTCCTCTGTTTATACGGGTTTGTAAAATAAAGAGAAAACTTTTCCAATCTTTACTGTTGACCTTCAGACTGTCAGATAAAGTAAAACCTCTAAATAAGGTGGCCCACAAGTAACAATGTCCAAAGCTATTCTTATCAATGGGACGCTTCAAACCCACAAAACATGCAGGAGTGCTAATCAGTAAGTTATGGTTATGTGGGTCACACTAACACCCTGATATGATCTAAACACAATAGACATGAGGAACAGTTCTCTACACAACACCCAGCTGAGTATGACAGACGCCAGGGGTCtaagacacaacacctgctctCGCTCCTCTGTAGTCTACATGAAGGCCCAAATTCCAATGTCACCAAGTCACCTTGAGTTCTCTGGTTGCTACTGTGCATCAGTGTAGCACAAGGCATCGCTGGACAGAGCAGCCTTGGATGGAGCTGTGTGTATAATTCATGTGGTGTGGTGTCAGTACATCCCAGCAATTCTCCACGGGATCTGCCTCAGCCTTTTACAGGCAACAATAGGACCCAACACTGTGGCAGTACCCGAGCCTGAGAACTTTGCATTTAATTATCAACAGGAGCAGAAATAATCACCTCCTACGGTCTGGGCTTTGTGTGTACAgagtttgtgtgttggtgtgtgtgtgtgtgtgtacagtgttggtgtgtgtgtgcgcccatttctgtgtgggtgtgtgaataTGTAGTGTCATTTTAGACGCATAATCTGCAAACGTAAAACAACCACGAAATCCTTAAAAAAACGGAAGAAGACAGCTGTGCTACATCAGGTGGCGAGGAAGACGAGCTGCTTCCTGCTCGtcttcctgctcccccccccccccccccctgcctagAGCTCAGGGAGTCAGGCTGACTGGTCTTGTGAGCTGCAAAAACACGATTGACTGGAGTCATGAACGTTGTCACCCATTTAAGAGCCTGCTTGTGAGCTTGGCATCAGAGCTATGAAGTGCTCACTCTCGTTTGGCCCCACCATCTCTGGGGACCCCTGACAACCAGCAGTGCCACTCTTACTACCAGGGAGCTGTGTAGCCAGTTCTCATTATTTTTTCCTGACACACGGGTTGACGAGCAAAATTGCTTAATCTTGTTGGTAATGCTCCAAGGGGCTATTACAGACAAAGCTAGCAATTCACGCATGCTACTCTCAATATAACCCAACAGTAAATACTAAATGTATGTGCTGCTGGAGATTGTGAAACAGGCCTGGCCTCAAGGCCCAATGCTGTGACTGAATTGATGTCTGGCATTTTTATCACACCTTTGGATATAAATTGCACCTTTCCAAGCTGTTTCATTGAACTATGTCGTTTTTGTCAAGAGAGAAGATTGATTGAGGTAAACGTACTTAGGAATCAATGTGGTAAGAAATTACATGATGTGAAAGCTGTCATAAGCTACAACCTTGAACCAACAGACTTTGATCCACTCATACTATATTAATAAAACTGAACATTGTCAAGTGCGTCTGTCGATGACAGAAAATCGATACAAAACCTACATTGTACTTTGTGACGGTATAGAAAGCTAATCTTCAATAGATTGTCAGCAATCTAGTGGTTGATAAAAGCTCAATGCAGCAGAATGTCACGTTCCTGCAACTCGTGCAATTAGAAACGCATAGTAAGTGAGCCAAGAACTAGGTTGTGTGCCACAGAAAGGTAGGAGTTTATTCAAGGATGATATATATTTCATGTGTATCTTACCCTTGGCCTTCAAAGCTGTACCTTGTTGGTTTTTTTATATCTAAGCAATACATTTCCTTGTGCAATAATACTGGTCTGAAGAAATACATTTGTAAGATATTTTGCTGTCTAAATGTGTACCAAAAGAGAAATGATGGAGACTTTAATGGCCATTTTTGTCTGGTTTAAAATGATTGTCTTAACCTTCAACAAATGATTCTGTCTTGTCAAAAAACTGCCCCCAAATTGCTAGTAATACCACTTGTTTGGTAAAAAACAAGAGTGCACTTTTGATAGTAGTCATAGTGGTCTCCAATAATAAATATTGATTGCATTGCACCGTGGGAAAGGTCAACCAGATATTCCATTGCCCAAAACTAGAATGAAACTATCTGTCTTCATACTTCCTGCTTCATGACAGTGTGGTGAAGGGCAGGTTCAGATTATAAAGAAGCAAGCTTTCAAATCCTGTGTGAATAGCCACCACTAAACCTCAAAGTAAATTTATCTTTTACATATTAAAAGAACAAAACACAATGTGTCTGCCTTACAATGAACAACGAACAGTCCAAACATTGCCAAAAGGGGATTTCTTAAGAAATCTAATCTCTTCTGTTGTCAGTTGGATATGATCCGAGTCCTTCCCAGAAGGGGGATGGTCGAGCTGCTTTCCACAGCGGCCTGATTTAATGGGTGTGAGGCGccctgacctgccccccccccaccgtcaTCTATCCTGATTAAATCCCAATCAGCCTGTGATGAAAACACAGATCAGGAGTGTCGAAGACgggcgagggagggatgaggcagggcgagggagggatgaggcagggcgagggagggatgaggcagggcgagggagggatgaggcagggcgagggagggatgaggcagggcgagggagggatgagacagggcgagggagggatgaggtagggcaagggagggatgaggcagggcgagggagggatgaggcagggcgagggagggatgaggcaggGCGAGGACACCGCTCCAGCAGACGCCTGCTctgttccttgactctaacCCCACCAAATACTGTTGGAACTCTGCACTTCTGGTCCTGGGTTTTACCCTGTCCTTTCTATGCACTACATGCATGTCCCTTTGgagaaaagcatctgctaaatgaatgatgTGAAACGTAATGGTGATGTCGGCAGGCTGACGAGGGAGAGAGCGGCCAGCCTTGGGAGAGCACAGCCCTCGTCCTCGTAGGACTGACCTCCTGAGGTGGGATTAGAGACATGACAACCTTTCAGCTACAAAGAGGTCAAACCGTGGCATAATCCGCTCTCGACCTTTGGTCCGAACTGGTTTTGTTCAAACTACTATCTCCACACCTCTTTCAGCTGGTCTTCACTAAGCAACTGGGTGATAATCCACCGCTCTAGTCTTGCTCTAATACTTAAACCCTAGCGTACGCTACAATGGAGACAGAATACACAGAAGGTCTTGGCACCTACATATGTATATGAATCCTGATGCTTCTTAAAGTCTTAAAGAAACACCTTGACGTGAGATTAAGAATCCTACTCCCGTATTGCCGGCACCAGTTGGAGGTGCGGAGCACCACGGAGGGAGAGTAAATCTGGAAACAGCCCATCGTGCTGTGACACACACCTGGTGAGGGGGTACCTGCCCCCTGCTGCAGCCTGGGGGTCCTGCTGGCGGATAGCTCGGATGGCGGTGGGCGCGGTGAACATGGAGGATGCGCCGTGCTCCGAGAGGACGCGGAAGAACGCCCCGGCGTCTGGAGTCCCCACTGGCTTCCCCTGCAGAGAGAACCTGGCCATCAGCTCCACACATCCCTGGATACTACATAGCTCTCTCCGTCAGCCACACATTACCATGGATACTACATAGCTCTCTCCGTCAGCCACACATTACCATGGATACTACATAGCTCTCTCCGTCATCTACACATAACCATGGATACTACATAGCTCTCTCCATCAGCCACACATTACCATGGATACTACATAGCTCTCTCCGTCATCTACACATAACCATGGATACTACATAGCTCTCTCCATCATCTACACATAACCATTGATACTACATAGCTCTCTCCATCATCTACACATAACCATGGATACGATTACAGTCCTTTTCATCAGCTACACACAACGCTGGATTCTACATCCTCCTCTTTTATCAGcgactgtacacacaccatgGATACTAAACAGTACTGTCCAACAGTTACTGTAAACACAACACTGGACACTATATCACCATAACAAACATGTTCAGATCTCGTTTGTGAGATGCGAGGGCCTGGTAGGGATTATGCAGCGAGCAGCTGTCTATTCACACAGTGTTTATTTCAAGTAAGAGAGTAAGAAACAGAAGCCAACTCTTCAGTTCCATCCAGCATAGCTAATGCTAAACCAGATTAACTACCGTCCACAGCCACCGTACACGTTGAACGCATGAATATTTATGCCGTCTTTTCTGGAATGCGGAAGCAGCAATAGAAGTGTGCCTTCCAGACAGATGGTCTGAGATTGATGGATTAGAAACAGGATTACACTATCCAGAAGGTAGTGCGTGTTCACAAAAGGCAATATCAGGAGGAACGGACGGCGCTCAAACAGCGTCTCCAATATCCCAGTGGTAAAGCTTCAGTGTGACGGCTCCCAGCTGCGTGATTGGGGACAACAGCGTGAGGGTGAGATGAAGTGAACAGAGTAAACAGTCCGAGCCGAGGTCCGCTTGTCATCTCCTCCCTGGGTAAATATTTGGTACTGCTTACTGATcgcagagaaaaagacagagggtATTGTGTCGGAGCAAGCGTGGAGGTTGTGAGGCTGTTGAAACAACAGTGAGCATTGTGCTACACAAACAAAGAGCAGTGTTGGAGGCTTTGATGGAGGACGAGTGTATTCAATATCCACCTCCTGTTCTCTTCTCGGCGCGATAGAGAGACTGgctaatgagagagagaccaataaGCAGTCACAAGCTGTACTGTATAAATATCCATATTTAGTATTGAGGATAGAATCACCAGCCAAATGTACAAGAATATAACCTCCACCCACCACACAACAAACATGATTTCTCCCAGACAGCTGAATATTGGTTTAATGAGGCCAACATAAACCGGCTATAATGACCAAGGGCATTCGTATAATCAAAAAACAATCATCCATAGGCAATTGAATTAAGGATACCTATTCTAGATATTGTATATTACAGATGGCTGAACAGATAAGACTGGTCATTGAGAAAGAGACTTGCATGTCTGTTACTAGGTTCAAATTACATTACCACCCAACAGGCCTGTAATTGGTTGGTTACGTACCTCATAGAGAATTGttgtgttgccatggagaaGAGGGGCATAGCAAATGTAGGAATGACCAACGACCCAGCCCAGGTCAGACGCTGCCCACCACACCTGACAGATAACAGAGATAAACAGATGGAAAGATAAACTAAATGAAACAGGAATCTAAGTGACTCAAAAGTCCAGCAGTGAGTATTGACTACAACACAAGGCAGGCGAACACAGAGGACTGTTTCTCTGGCTTACCTCACCAGGCCTCAGGTCATAAATATTTGACATGGTCCACTTTAACATCACAGCATAGCCGGCTGTGTCTCTGACAATGCCCTGAGAATCAACAAGCAGGAAACAAGTGACAGGTGTAGTGTTATGCAGTGTTATGTGGCAATCATCCTTGGACCCAAGACACTTGGGCAAGACAGTGCCCCCAGGCTATTTTTTCCCATtgtttcaaacaaacttaactaCTGTGGCTATTTACTCACCAATAAAATGATAATCCTCACTGCCACACTAGGAATGTGTCATACAGCCCACTGGGAAAGTGTTGAGCTACACAATGGGAAGGTGTCATGTGACTGGGAATGGTAGTGGGCATGGTATTCCATATGGGCATAGTATTCATGGCATTGATTCCTAGGGtgagtatagctcagtggtagagcatgttGACTGCAAATCAAGACATTTAAAtcactgctcctcctcctccccccacccctgcgtcgctttggatgaaggCATCTGGTACATGAATGTAttaccattattattattttgtggGCATGGTCAATTCCTGTCACGGTCTAACTCGTGTTGTGTGCTTCCATAGATTTCTTGGATTTCAGAAAATGAGAAAACAGCAGGTTAGAACAGAAGAGTCAATAATGCCAGGCAGCATCCAGGAGCCAGATGgatttacagacagacagaatagTGTCTGGCTATGTTGCTTTCCATTTACAATGCTCTTAGCTGAAATCCTTCACTTCCAGCGTGgtacaccatcatcaccatcttaTACCCCCGCAAGGGTTGTTCAACaaagccacacacatacacaatctcTCGCTGGCTTTGGTGCGAGGTATGTCCCCTACAGTACCTTAGGAGCCCCAGTAGTCCCAGAGGTGTAGAGGATGTAGAGAGGGTGGTTGGCAGGAAGGGGGACACAGTCATGGGGATGGGCCTtggccatctcctcctcccagtccaGACTCAGGTCAGGGTGCATGGACACCTTCCCCTGGAGTGGAAACCAAAGGGGAGACACACATCCATGACTTTATCATGCACACAGATATTATCCTACAGGACAAAGGTAATTGGGTTGCTTCAGTGAAGCATGTTTCAAATTGCTTGAAACTTACCGACAAAGAAAATTGGGGACTGAAATTGCACAACGGCTCGTAGGCCAAAGACAAGAAGCCCCTTAAAATCTTAAGCGGCTTAAAACTTCATTCTAATAGCCAGTGACACTGTGGGCTTTTGCTCTGAATTAAGCAAGCCTATTGGACGAGTGAAAGTCCTCTATGGAGATTTTCCTGTACGGTTGATTGATGATTCAACAGAAGGGCTGTACTTCTAAATTCTTATGGACATTGATCTTCTTTAACCAGGAAGTAAGACTAAGACCAGTTCACTAGTAACAATGTTATTTTTCCCCAGTGCATTTTGGCATTTCAATGACACTGtttgtttccatgacaacaaaAGACCACCCCCcctacaaaataaaatattttctcTGTTATATGATCAAAAGCGCTTGCAGTGGATATACTCAGTTCTATAACAGGAAATGGTAGATGTCAAGCCCCAAAGGCATTAGGTTATGTTCTTCAAACAGGCAGTATTGATACTTTAGCTAAGAACCTAAAATGTAATTTGAAGAAGAGTGATTGCAATATTTGGGAGGCATATTGGGAATGATTTCCCCAAGCGCTGATTTCtgagtttcttttttttctgaacaAAACCGAAACTCATCTTGGCTTGCAGGAGTTCCATCACATTACTGTCTAATTGGCTGCTGGCTGTAAAGGAGAAAATTGTCTGTCTTATTCTGCACAGTTGGACCTGGTTTCCCGTCTGGCCTCACGCCAAACTCCCTGCAACGGGACAACATCACATTGCTCGGCGATTCAGTCTCACagctcaaaacacacacgcacattttgCATTTCCATTCAATGAGCATCATCGCCCTGCTCAGTCTCTGTGCCTCGCTTACCTCCAACTTCTGTTTCATCCAACAGATTATTTAAACCGGTCCTGTCAAGACTGCCTTCACCTTCATAAACGTTGCTTTAAGAGCCTTGTTACCTCATCACTACTAGAATCATGGTCCATTAACATTATACTGACATTGCATAACTAAGTAAGGAGATCATTTGGATGGTTTAGCAGAGCATGTGATGTGATGCTTCTGAATCAAGTTCAGTTTCCAGATGTGTTGTCAGGCCCAAACATTTAGGTTCTAATTTCAATGTTGATGCTGTTTGCCTAAAGCTATCTTTGCCATCTCTAAAATGCCTGtaaagtctgtctgtgtgtgtgtgtgtgtgtgttgggcccTCTCACCATGTTGGGTCTGTTGTAGATCAGGACCTTGGAGGGTTTATGATAGCTGAACTCCAGAGCTTTTTCCACCAGAGGAATATACTCCACCCTCCTGCCTGGCTCAATCCCAAACGAAGCTGTCACTATCATCTTGGGCTGACAGAAAAAACACTtcaaataaatcaaatgtatctaCCTTAACATGTACAGGATATAACCGACAGTGCCAATCATGTCACCTTTCCTCTGCCCATAAAATGTAATATCATCTACAACATGTTTAACATTCAGTTTATACAGTTATCCATATAAACGGCTGATATGTTTACGACACAGAGGCTGAAGTAAGGGTCCTCTGTGTCTGTGGATCGTGTACGCTGATGCACCTATGTGCCAAGGACTCACAAGGCTTtaggttgatcaaatcccccaTCAGAGCCGTTACAATGGCTAATATCCCTGCTGCTTTGGACCAAATCCCCCATAGAAATACCTCACTTGACTTCACAGGGTCCATTATCTAATGTAACATCCCTGCCTGCTCAGTGGATATCAACTTTCAATTATCTCATTCAGCAGTACAGTGGGTAGGGTTAACCCTACTGGAGTCGTTCTCATTGGGAAACTCCTATGGATTGATCCCAGAGTGTACAGTAGTTCAATGTTAGCAAGCATATTTTTAATACTAAAAAACAGAGCGACAATGACCTTGCATTATCCTTTGGAATAAACTAGCAGTTGCATTAGTGAGTCACACAGCGACTGAGAAAATCGTGCTTTGAACGCTAATGAATAATGAACTCTAACTGTGGTGAGGCCTTCTGGGCATTGTTATACCTTGGCATGGTCGATACGGACTGAGAGCTCCTTGGAGGCAAAGCCCCCGAATATAAGACTGTGTGTGGCACCTATCCTGGCACAGGCCAGCATGGTGAACATAGCCTGGGGCACCATGGGCATGTAGATGACCACCAGGTCTCCCTTCTTCACCCCCTGTTTCACCAGCACCCCTGCCAGCCTAGACACCTGGGCAGAGGGCAAATACAAGGGATAAAACACGTATTGTATGTGGCATTCACAATGTATAGAAAACCCAATGGTTTGTTTTAATGACATTTTAGGTTTGATTTTTGGTTTATTGATTTGATTGATTGAATTGAATGCTCTACTTGGCGTATTATATTGGTCATACCTGTTGCAGCAGTTCCTTGTAGGTGATGATCTGCTTGGTTTCAGAGACAGGGCTCTCGTAAATGATGGCAGGTTGGTCTCCTCGTCCACTTTCCACATGACAATCCACCGCATTGTAGCAAACGTTCAGTTTCCCTCCAACGTACCTTACATGAAGAATACAAGTAACATTTTTGGACGTCTCGGAGACGCAATTCAATTCAATCCTATTCAATAACatgcacaaaaaaaactttgaagcACAAAAACGTAGCAAAGACTGAAAAGGTGTGAGAAATAACTTTTCCTACAAAGTGCAGCATCTGTGCTCAATCCCTGATCATAGGGGAGGTGAAAAACCTCGACTCATTAAGAGCGCTGCATCTAGTTACAGAGGTGCTGAGAGGAGCAGATGGCGTCTGGGCTCTGGCTGCTTTTCCAAGTTCACCCGCGCAAGAATAGGAGACatcatgcaaagtcactcacaTGCCATGTCCTTCAGAAGCGTTGTTTCAAGGCAGCATAGAGGTCAATCAAATGGCAGTCTCCATTAAACACTGAACGTTACTCTACTACAATAGGCTACTCTACCATGACAACAATTGTTGAAttgtgcacttctgatccttgatcttctgctatACTTTCTATAGGCTATGCAATATGTATAGCCTACGTCATTTTGGATAAAAATGTATCtgctaaatttacatttacatttagtcattttgcagacgctctaatccagagggacattctccccgaggcaagtagggtgaattgccttgcccaaggacacaacgtcatttggcacgccgggaatcaaaccaacaactttCTGATGAATAGCCTGAAGTATTTTGATACTGAAGTTTATCAACTCAACTTCTGATGTCATGCAAAAGTTGCCAAATTAGGCCAATAACAGATCACATTGATCACACATTGAACAAGTCGGTAATTTTCGTTCATTTAATTGGATTTGACGCAGCCTAATAAATGGTAATACCAGTTTGGGAATATGGCATCGTCAATCTGCAGTGTCTGGCTCCATGGCTCAAACCAGGAGATATTCTGAGCTGCTTCATTCCAAAACTTTTCAGGGTTGTCCCTCGCAGCTCTGAATGACTCTTCGTAGCTCAGTTTGGTGTACTCTGTACACTGTCGCGTAAAATTTACTCGAGGAAGGTTTATAAGTCTTAACAGTCTCCGTCTATCACTCCAAGGAGTAGCAAGGGAAGTTAAACTTTTGCATGGCGTGAATTTTTCTGTTCGGAATTTTGTAATGTCATTTTTTAAAGTAAAACTCCATCCAATCGGCCGTAAAATACGCATCTCTGGCGTTTTTTCCGCGGATTATTGCACAGGTAAACACAATACTTTCCCGTGGTTGAAGCGTCATTAATTAAGCGTGAACGCACGCTTCAGGAAAGCTCTCAACAATG
This region includes:
- the acss3 gene encoding acyl-CoA synthetase short-chain family member 3, mitochondrial isoform X1; its protein translation is MRILRPIGWSFTLKNDITKFRTEKFTPCKSLTSLATPWSDRRRLLRLINLPRVNFTRQCTEYTKLSYEESFRAARDNPEKFWNEAAQNISWFEPWSQTLQIDDAIFPNWYVGGKLNVCYNAVDCHVESGRGDQPAIIYESPVSETKQIITYKELLQQVSRLAGVLVKQGVKKGDLVVIYMPMVPQAMFTMLACARIGATHSLIFGGFASKELSVRIDHAKPKMIVTASFGIEPGRRVEYIPLVEKALEFSYHKPSKVLIYNRPNMGKVSMHPDLSLDWEEEMAKAHPHDCVPLPANHPLYILYTSGTTGAPKGIVRDTAGYAVMLKWTMSNIYDLRPGEVWWAASDLGWVVGHSYICYAPLLHGNTTILYEGKPVGTPDAGAFFRVLSEHGASSMFTAPTAIRAIRQQDPQAAAGGRYPLTRLRSLFLAGERCDVETLEWAKRSFRVPVLDHWWQTESGSAITSSCIGLGNSPSPPAGQAGKPVPGYNVTVIDDDMQEVKPRTLGNIVVRLPLPPGAALSLWQNSQLFRELYFSKFPGYYDTMDTGFVDEEGFLYIMSRSDDVINVAGHRLSAGALEESVLQHPGVVDCAVVGLEDSLKGHVPLALCVLRKDLQRNPEVIVKEIVSLVRETVGPVAAFRKVLFVTGLPKTRSGKIPRSSLANLVNNKPYKITPTIEDPEVFKDVERQVEKALRPAGQ
- the acss3 gene encoding acyl-CoA synthetase short-chain family member 3, mitochondrial isoform X2, whose protein sequence is MYVGGKLNVCYNAVDCHVESGRGDQPAIIYESPVSETKQIITYKELLQQVSRLAGVLVKQGVKKGDLVVIYMPMVPQAMFTMLACARIGATHSLIFGGFASKELSVRIDHAKPKMIVTASFGIEPGRRVEYIPLVEKALEFSYHKPSKVLIYNRPNMGKVSMHPDLSLDWEEEMAKAHPHDCVPLPANHPLYILYTSGTTGAPKGIVRDTAGYAVMLKWTMSNIYDLRPGEVWWAASDLGWVVGHSYICYAPLLHGNTTILYEGKPVGTPDAGAFFRVLSEHGASSMFTAPTAIRAIRQQDPQAAAGGRYPLTRLRSLFLAGERCDVETLEWAKRSFRVPVLDHWWQTESGSAITSSCIGLGNSPSPPAGQAGKPVPGYNVTVIDDDMQEVKPRTLGNIVVRLPLPPGAALSLWQNSQLFRELYFSKFPGYYDTMDTGFVDEEGFLYIMSRSDDVINVAGHRLSAGALEESVLQHPGVVDCAVVGLEDSLKGHVPLALCVLRKDLQRNPEVIVKEIVSLVRETVGPVAAFRKVLFVTGLPKTRSGKIPRSSLANLVNNKPYKITPTIEDPEVFKDVERQVEKALRPAGQ
- the acss3 gene encoding acyl-CoA synthetase short-chain family member 3, mitochondrial isoform X3, whose product is MRILRPIGWSFTLKNDITKFRTEKFTPCKSLTSLATPWSDRRRLLRLINLPRVNFTRQCTEYTKLSYEESFRAARDNPEKFWNEAAQNISWFEPWSQTLQIDDAIFPNWYVGGKLNVCYNAVDCHVESGRGDQPAIIYESPVSETKQIITYKELLQQVSRLAGVLVKQGVKKGDLVVIYMPMVPQAMFTMLACARIGATHSLIFGGFASKELSVRIDHAKPKMIVTASFGIEPGRRVEYIPLVEKALEFSYHKPSKVLIYNRPNMGKVSMHPDLSLDWEEEMAKAHPHDCVPLPANHPLYILYTSGTTGAPKGIVRDTAGYAVMLKWTMSNIYDLRPGEVWWAASDLGWVVGHSYICYAPLLHGNTTILYEGKPVGTPDAGAFFRVLSEHGASSMFTAPTAIRAIRQQDPQAAAGGRYPLTRLRSLFLAGERCDVETLEWAKRSFRVPVLDHWWQTESGSAITSSCIGLGNSPSPPAGQAGKPVPGYNVTVIDDDMQEVKPRTLGNIVVRKTTCSTLVDQAACVLLPSPDCLYHRGQRCLCGRTASCSGSCTSPSSPVTMTPWIRAL